The following proteins come from a genomic window of Actinomarinicola tropica:
- a CDS encoding NADH-quinone oxidoreductase subunit A — protein MSVLGPVGAALAVFVFATIAFVAIRSASDAIAGVGETAPERTPFLGGHEPEVHAWSRFHARYYVMALLFLAFDMEMVFMYPWAVVFVREGGIALAEMGMFITILLVGVLYAWRERALRWA, from the coding sequence ATGTCCGTTCTGGGGCCGGTCGGCGCGGCGCTCGCCGTTTTCGTCTTCGCCACGATCGCGTTCGTGGCGATCCGATCGGCCAGCGATGCCATCGCCGGCGTGGGCGAGACGGCCCCGGAGCGGACGCCGTTCCTCGGCGGCCACGAACCGGAGGTCCATGCGTGGAGTCGGTTCCACGCTCGCTACTACGTGATGGCGCTGCTGTTCCTGGCCTTCGACATGGAGATGGTGTTCATGTACCCGTGGGCCGTCGTGTTCGTCCGGGAGGGTGGCATCGCCCTCGCCGAGATGGGCATGTTCATCACGATCCTGCTCGTGGGGGTGCTCTACGCCTGGCGGGAGCGCGCGCTGCGGTGGGCCTGA
- a CDS encoding NADH-quinone oxidoreductase subunit D-related protein, with amino-acid sequence MPVFAVAGAGARAHVDGLLLQDRLHLVDSPAAANVLLLAGWVPAQLATEVARLHDGLSRPRVSLWWSLGSRSAPPAPTTVEVHEDDPTRLVDAVLETHRRLLVGALRSSPPAMPDEEAAPWRGVGPYGQGGTGMTGGVPYGRPMAGVAPDRDGLRLDQLTVRIGPFFARFPTGLVLEILLQGDVVQQANVVVTTDPATLEADLRTPFHNALDTPVLVSVLELERARSHLRSIASALVAQQLPSLARRVLRLAKHVHPDRGEDVQRLHHLLRRSQMLGWATRGVGPILADQLEGTATGPVARASGVDQDERVADPAYVGIGFEPIVHDGGDVRSRIAQRLAEAHQALQLASRAGDRRHDPEAPLESPRGRLAVGDTPAQRLLPLLPAVLEGMEWGDAVSTVVSLDLDTDEVLAMRSPDRELPVP; translated from the coding sequence GTGCCGGTGTTCGCCGTGGCAGGCGCCGGTGCCCGGGCCCACGTGGATGGCCTCCTGCTTCAGGATCGGTTGCACCTCGTCGACTCCCCGGCTGCAGCGAACGTCCTGCTGCTTGCCGGTTGGGTGCCCGCTCAGCTCGCCACGGAGGTGGCACGCCTGCACGACGGGCTGTCACGACCACGCGTGAGCCTGTGGTGGTCGCTGGGTTCGCGCAGCGCTCCACCAGCGCCAACGACGGTGGAGGTGCACGAGGACGATCCCACCCGCCTGGTCGACGCCGTACTCGAGACCCACCGTCGGCTGCTCGTCGGCGCGCTCCGTTCCAGTCCTCCGGCGATGCCGGACGAGGAGGCCGCCCCCTGGCGTGGTGTCGGCCCGTACGGGCAGGGCGGGACGGGGATGACGGGTGGGGTGCCCTACGGGCGCCCGATGGCTGGTGTCGCACCGGACCGGGACGGCCTGCGCCTCGACCAGCTCACCGTCCGCATCGGCCCGTTCTTCGCGCGCTTCCCGACCGGTCTCGTGCTCGAGATCCTGCTCCAGGGCGACGTGGTCCAGCAGGCGAACGTCGTCGTGACCACCGATCCGGCGACACTCGAGGCCGATCTCCGGACCCCCTTCCATAACGCTCTCGACACCCCGGTACTGGTGTCGGTCCTGGAGCTGGAGCGTGCCCGGTCGCACCTTCGCTCGATCGCCTCGGCGCTCGTTGCGCAGCAACTGCCTTCGCTCGCGCGACGGGTTCTCCGACTCGCGAAACACGTCCACCCGGACCGAGGCGAGGACGTGCAGCGGTTGCACCATCTCCTGCGCCGGTCACAGATGCTGGGCTGGGCCACCAGGGGGGTCGGCCCGATTCTGGCCGACCAGCTCGAGGGCACGGCCACCGGACCCGTCGCCCGCGCGTCCGGTGTCGACCAGGACGAGCGAGTCGCCGATCCCGCCTACGTCGGAATCGGTTTCGAACCGATCGTCCACGACGGCGGTGACGTCCGCTCCCGCATCGCCCAGCGGCTCGCCGAAGCCCACCAGGCTCTGCAGCTGGCCAGTCGTGCCGGCGATCGCCGCCACGATCCCGAGGCACCCTTGGAGTCGCCGCGGGGCCGGCTCGCCGTCGGCGACACACCGGCGCAGCGGCTACTCCCGCTGCTTCCGGCCGTGCTGGAAGGCATGGAATGGGGCGACGCGGTGTCAACCGTGGTGAGCCTGGACCTCGACACCGACGAGGTCCTGGCCATGCGCTCCCCGGACCGGGAGCTGCCGGTCCCGTGA
- the nuoK gene encoding NADH-quinone oxidoreductase subunit NuoK encodes MTLETVLVVAAALFAVGLYGAISQQSFVMLMMGLELMINGALLALIALWALSTGGNPQGQMLAIVFMTVMAIEMALGFALITNVYRVRRADITEKLRKLKG; translated from the coding sequence GTGACCCTCGAAACCGTGCTCGTTGTCGCCGCGGCGCTGTTCGCCGTCGGCCTCTACGGGGCGATCAGCCAGCAGTCGTTCGTCATGCTGATGATGGGCCTCGAGCTGATGATCAACGGCGCCCTGCTCGCGCTCATCGCGCTCTGGGCACTCAGCACTGGAGGCAACCCGCAGGGGCAGATGCTGGCGATCGTGTTCATGACCGTGATGGCGATCGAGATGGCGCTCGGGTTCGCCCTCATCACCAATGTGTACCGGGTGCGCCGGGCCGACATCACCGAGAAGCTGCGGAAGCTCAAGGGATGA
- a CDS encoding complex I subunit 1 family protein, whose amino-acid sequence MRAYLEPGAAVGAVAVAMAVGVYVVAVIDGTAGRLAGGTGRSDLGAVLLDPLRTVAVLATQRRRRTERPDAPGWALAPGLLGGLAATGLAVVPVGPGAAVADPSTGFVVFATAIAFVMIAVFLHGWSPNSLFPLIGAYRYGAQALSLQIPFLLAMLATALPAESLAVMDIVQAQEDLWNVVRQPLGLPIYLMVGIGVSFWGPLNLPDGADLVGGTSAEDAGTDRLAWELARAAMLFAIASMGAAAFLGGWWGPLLPGPAWMALKTLFLLVVMVGSRHLVARVRIEPFVVACWAVFIPLALVNIFVSGALLL is encoded by the coding sequence GTGAGGGCCTACCTGGAACCTGGTGCAGCGGTCGGCGCCGTGGCCGTCGCCATGGCGGTCGGCGTCTACGTCGTGGCGGTCATCGACGGCACCGCCGGTCGCCTGGCCGGCGGAACGGGCCGCAGCGACCTCGGCGCGGTCCTCCTCGATCCGCTCCGCACCGTGGCGGTCCTCGCCACCCAGCGGCGACGCCGCACCGAGCGCCCCGATGCGCCTGGATGGGCACTCGCCCCGGGTCTGCTGGGTGGGCTTGCCGCCACCGGGCTCGCCGTCGTCCCTGTCGGCCCCGGCGCTGCGGTGGCGGACCCGAGCACCGGGTTCGTCGTTTTCGCCACCGCCATCGCGTTCGTGATGATCGCCGTGTTCCTCCATGGCTGGTCCCCCAACTCATTGTTTCCGTTGATCGGGGCGTACCGCTACGGCGCCCAGGCACTGTCCCTCCAGATCCCGTTCCTGCTCGCGATGCTGGCCACCGCCCTCCCGGCGGAGTCGTTGGCGGTGATGGACATCGTCCAGGCCCAGGAGGACCTTTGGAACGTGGTCCGACAGCCGCTGGGGCTGCCGATCTACCTCATGGTCGGCATCGGGGTGAGCTTCTGGGGCCCGTTGAACCTGCCCGACGGCGCCGACCTCGTCGGCGGAACGTCGGCGGAGGACGCCGGCACCGACCGGCTCGCCTGGGAGCTGGCCCGGGCCGCCATGCTCTTCGCGATCGCCTCGATGGGAGCAGCGGCGTTCCTCGGTGGCTGGTGGGGTCCGCTGCTGCCTGGACCGGCCTGGATGGCACTCAAGACGCTGTTCCTGCTCGTCGTGATGGTCGGCAGCCGGCACCTCGTGGCACGCGTCCGCATCGAACCGTTCGTGGTCGCGTGCTGGGCCGTGTTCATCCCGCTGGCGTTGGTCAACATCTTCGTGAGCGGAGCGCTCCTGCTGTGA
- a CDS encoding NADH-quinone oxidoreductase subunit J family protein — protein MNRSLVVDVLFWCFAAGSVVTGYLVFRTDSMVRAAFWLLASFVGVGAILVLLAAEFLGVVLILMMAGEMLIMAVVMVMFMMNPAGLNPMFMVHQHRFAVAAGVVSFAGLSVVALTADFPDQPVDASVDATAELGFELLGDSMLVFQTAGVALLATMIGAIALASRNGRFGTSDEGSREPALEIEELESP, from the coding sequence GTGAACCGGTCGTTGGTCGTGGACGTGCTGTTCTGGTGCTTCGCCGCCGGAAGTGTGGTCACCGGGTACCTGGTGTTCCGAACCGACTCCATGGTCAGGGCTGCGTTCTGGCTGCTCGCCTCGTTCGTCGGCGTGGGCGCCATCCTCGTGCTGCTGGCTGCGGAGTTCCTCGGTGTGGTGCTGATCCTGATGATGGCCGGCGAGATGCTGATCATGGCGGTCGTGATGGTCATGTTCATGATGAACCCCGCCGGCTTGAACCCGATGTTCATGGTGCACCAGCACCGCTTCGCCGTGGCCGCCGGCGTCGTGTCGTTCGCCGGCTTGTCCGTCGTCGCCCTCACGGCCGACTTCCCCGACCAGCCGGTCGATGCCTCGGTCGATGCGACCGCCGAGCTCGGCTTCGAGCTGCTCGGCGACTCGATGCTGGTGTTCCAGACCGCCGGCGTCGCCCTGCTCGCCACGATGATCGGCGCGATCGCGTTGGCCAGCCGCAACGGCCGGTTCGGCACGTCCGATGAGGGGTCGCGGGAGCCGGCGCTGGAGATCGAGGAGTTGGAGTCGCCGTGA
- a CDS encoding NADH-quinone oxidoreductase subunit 5 family protein, which produces MTVALLVLLPVLGSASVLGLRRRPHGVGAAAVGAAVATLAAAMVAAWAEPRLAWRWSDTLELSVAVDGFARVMVVLIPVVAAPVLAYAAATVEEGRTRLLALMLGFVAAMELLVVASDLLTLLLAWELIGAFSWALIGHGWRERSNGAAAAQAFITTRIGDLGLYVAAGTTFAATGGLGYDDLAAVDGARQDALAAGLLLAVAAKSAQLPFSPWLFSAMAGPTPVSALLHSATLVSAGAYLLIRVAPSLEPVGWFLPAVAGLGMATALAGGVSAALQSQAKRVLAASTSAQYGLMFVAVGAGSTAAAGAQLVTHAAFKSLLFLGAGVAIHAAGSGDLGAMRLGRVLPRTAGLSLVGVAALAAIPPLGGAWSKQEIGAAAAHSSVWLLLGVLVAGALSVVYAFRYQVLAFGRGPDNDIGRRVEAQPTTAERWSLGVLAAITVALSVLWLPGSSEVLERVTGGQLYEAPLWELTVTLAVTGTAAAGVFRAWRAHRLDPSAREGRAAVVADWYGLARLSRVAVVEPTLALSRGLARFDDRVVDAGVRGAEQLTRRLSRVVWGRAEWSLDAFVHGLAGAVGLGARGTRTADERSVDGAVRALAALTLKGADASGVADDRVVDGAVEGSAWLVGVGGHASRKLQTGQAHHYYAIVAVGFVVAAAVLLALTS; this is translated from the coding sequence ATGACGGTCGCCCTCCTCGTGCTCCTTCCCGTCCTGGGGTCCGCGTCGGTCCTCGGGTTGCGCCGCCGTCCCCACGGCGTCGGTGCCGCTGCGGTCGGCGCAGCGGTCGCAACCCTCGCCGCCGCCATGGTGGCGGCCTGGGCCGAGCCGAGGCTGGCGTGGCGCTGGAGTGACACCCTCGAGCTGAGCGTCGCGGTCGACGGCTTCGCCCGGGTCATGGTGGTCCTGATCCCGGTTGTGGCGGCACCCGTGCTGGCCTACGCGGCCGCCACCGTCGAGGAGGGCCGGACCCGGCTGCTCGCCCTCATGCTCGGTTTCGTGGCTGCCATGGAGCTCCTCGTCGTGGCGTCCGACCTGCTCACCCTGCTGCTGGCGTGGGAGCTGATCGGTGCGTTCTCGTGGGCACTCATCGGGCACGGCTGGCGGGAACGGTCCAACGGTGCCGCTGCGGCCCAGGCGTTCATCACGACCCGGATCGGTGACCTCGGGCTCTACGTGGCCGCTGGCACGACGTTCGCTGCGACGGGCGGGCTCGGATACGACGACCTCGCCGCCGTCGACGGCGCCCGCCAGGATGCCCTCGCCGCAGGCCTGCTGCTCGCCGTCGCAGCCAAATCGGCCCAGCTGCCGTTCTCGCCGTGGTTGTTCTCGGCGATGGCGGGCCCGACACCGGTGTCGGCGCTCCTGCACTCGGCGACCCTGGTCTCGGCGGGCGCCTACCTCCTCATCCGTGTGGCGCCCTCGCTTGAGCCGGTCGGGTGGTTCCTGCCCGCCGTCGCCGGCCTCGGGATGGCGACCGCACTGGCGGGCGGGGTGAGCGCCGCGCTGCAGTCCCAGGCCAAACGGGTCCTGGCCGCCTCCACGTCGGCGCAGTACGGGCTGATGTTCGTGGCCGTCGGCGCCGGTTCGACCGCCGCCGCCGGCGCTCAGCTCGTCACCCACGCCGCGTTCAAGTCCCTGTTGTTCCTCGGCGCCGGGGTGGCGATACATGCGGCGGGCAGCGGCGACCTGGGCGCCATGAGGCTGGGACGGGTGCTGCCCCGCACCGCTGGGCTGTCCCTCGTGGGTGTCGCCGCCCTCGCCGCCATCCCGCCGCTCGGCGGAGCCTGGTCGAAGCAGGAGATCGGTGCGGCCGCGGCGCACAGCAGCGTGTGGCTCCTCCTCGGCGTGCTCGTCGCCGGCGCCCTGAGCGTCGTGTACGCCTTCCGGTACCAGGTCCTCGCCTTCGGGCGCGGTCCCGACAACGACATCGGTCGCCGAGTCGAGGCACAACCGACGACAGCGGAACGTTGGTCGCTCGGCGTCCTCGCCGCCATCACCGTGGCGCTCTCCGTGCTGTGGCTCCCGGGCAGCAGCGAGGTCCTGGAGCGGGTCACGGGCGGCCAGCTGTACGAAGCCCCCCTGTGGGAGCTGACCGTGACCCTCGCCGTCACCGGCACCGCCGCCGCCGGTGTGTTCCGGGCGTGGCGAGCGCACCGCCTGGACCCGTCAGCACGCGAGGGTCGAGCGGCGGTGGTCGCCGACTGGTACGGCCTCGCTCGGCTGAGCCGGGTGGCCGTGGTCGAGCCGACGCTGGCGCTCTCCCGTGGCCTCGCCCGCTTCGACGACCGGGTCGTGGACGCCGGGGTCCGTGGCGCCGAGCAGCTCACCCGGAGGCTGTCCCGGGTGGTCTGGGGACGCGCCGAGTGGAGCCTCGACGCCTTCGTGCACGGCCTGGCTGGGGCGGTGGGCCTCGGGGCCCGCGGGACCCGCACGGCTGACGAGCGCTCCGTCGACGGCGCCGTCCGTGCACTCGCGGCCCTCACGCTGAAGGGCGCCGACGCCTCCGGTGTCGCCGACGACCGCGTCGTCGACGGTGCGGTCGAGGGCTCGGCATGGCTCGTCGGGGTCGGCGGCCA
- a CDS encoding YHS domain-containing protein has product MPDVKDPVCGMTIAEADAVATVDHDGSTYYFCSQDCAEEFRENPDDYT; this is encoded by the coding sequence ATGCCCGATGTCAAGGACCCGGTGTGCGGGATGACCATCGCCGAAGCAGACGCGGTGGCCACCGTCGACCACGACGGATCGACGTACTACTTCTGCAGCCAGGATTGCGCAGAGGAGTTCCGCGAGAACCCCGACGACTACACCTAG